The genomic segment CCTTTCCATCTTGCATCTCGTAATGGATGCCTTCCACACCATTAAGGCTGAGATTCGTTCCTTCTTCGGTAAGCAGCCAATCGAGAATGGCCAACATGCGGACACTGACTTCTTCGTTTTCATTGGCAAGCAATATGCCAGTGGATCCGTAAGGGCTGCCGGAGCTTCTGACCTGCCCCTTCGGACCTGACGGGAACGGAACCGCCAGCGTAACATCCGCATCGGGCTTATATTGCTGCAGCGGAATTTGAATAAAATCTTTGTAATCGATGCCGTTCGCGTTATGGATGATCATGCCTGCGCGTCCTGTCGTAAATTTCTCCCGCGCGTTAGAAGCCTTCAGCAAACCAAACTCCTTGTCGATTAAACCTTCCTCATACATCCGGTGAAGAAATTTCACGCCTTCCTTGAATTCCGGCATGAGCACTTTATGCGTCCATTGCCCGCTTTGCTTCGTCCAACCCATCGAATGTACGCCGGTAAAGGTCGTCAAAATTTGATCAAATGTACCGAGGTCATCCGCTCCGTTCAGAGTAAGTCCTATATTTTTGTTGCCGTCGGGGTCGCTCTTAACGAACGCCTTTAACACCCTCTCCACTTCTTCCCAGGACTTCGGCACTTCAAGATTCAACTGCTCCAGCCAGTCCTTGCGAATGAACAAGCCCGGGTTGGGATAACCGTCGTTGCGCGGAATGGAATAAAAGTCTCCGTTTTCGTCAGCGTATATCGGCTTGGTTCCGAGCTCCTCAGCTTGCTTTAGCTGATCCAAAATGTTGATGAAATGATGTTTCTCCGCAAGCTCCGACACATTGACCGCCACTCCATCTTCAATCAAAGCCTTGTATTGAGCACCAAGATCCGATATCCAGAACCATGGCACAAGTGCGTAAGTGGCGTAATCTCCGGAAGCGATTCGCATGGCGAAATGGTCGATGTTCGGCTGAAAGTCGGCAACCGTAACTTTGAAATTAACGTTGAATTTTTTGCTGATAAACTTCATGACTTCATCGTCAGGATTCACCATAATCGGCCACCAAGCCATTACTTCGATATCCAGCTTCTTGCCGAAAGGGTCCGATTCATTGTCCGTTCCAGCATTCTTCGCAGTTGGAGCTAAAGCGAGCAGGTCCGCTTCTTTCGGATCGTTCGAATTTGCACTGCAAGCGCCAAGGATGGGGACAAAAAACACACTGATCAGAAGCATCGCAAAAATACGCCTTTTCACCGTACAGCCCCCTCAAGCTTTCATAGAAACTAACCTTTCATCGCAACTAACTTAACTGATACAGTTCAAGCCGCCGGAGCTTAGCTCCACCGTCCTTGGAATCATATAACCCCAATCCGGTTGCCGCGGTATCGGGAAATATGAGGTCGGTTATAACGGCAATCCCATCATTGACGAACACCTCTACCGAGGAGCGATCCACAAAGACATGCAGCTTGATTAGTTCGCTCTCCTCCTCAAGCTTCACCGAATGAATGACGGCAAAATTCTCTTGAAAGCCAATTAATCCGGACCGTGTACGGTCTAAATAGATTTCATTGTGTTCGGATTTATAGCCAATTACCGTTTGCTGGGAATCCGACGCTCTGACCTTTATAACGACATCCGAGGCTTCGGCGGAATGAAATTCCGCAATCATTTCAAAGCTTTCAAGGTTCAAGTCCGCCAGACGCGCGTGTGCTTCCCTGAGGGATGTTTCCTCTAGCGCCAAAATAGGCGTTCGAAGAATTTCCAATTCGCGGACGGGCTTCTGAATCAGCCGAATGCTGCCGCTTTGGGATGCCAATGCCAAGCTCCTTGGAACGGTCATCGCGCTTCGCCATCCATCTGTCGGGGTAACGGTGCAATAGTGATGATTGCTCATCCATGCCAGATAAATCCGGCGTCCATCTTCCGCTGGAAGATCGGACCAGCTGACCCCTGCGTAATTGTCGCTGCCGTAATCCAGCCGAAGTACGGTGCCAGCAGGGTTATCGTTCACAAAGGTCTGTCCATCGAAGTCCCCGATAAAATACTGGGTGAGCGACCCTTCGGCATGCTCGGCTCTTCCTCCGACGCTGACGATCATGACCCATTTCGTATGGGCAGAATCTCCATCGACAGGCAGTGGAAACAAGTCTGGACATTCCCATACCCCGTCGTTCAGTCCGTTATTGTGTCCAAATTCGCTGCCAAAGGTCCATTCCTTCAAATTGGCGGAGTGGTATAGACAGACCGATCGTCCCGTGGCCAGAATCATGACCCACCGCTTTGTGCCGGGATGCCAAAACACTTTGGGGTCACGGAAATCGATGAACCGATCGCTCTCCAGAACGGGATTGCCGATATATTTGACCCAGCTTCTTCCGGAGTCGGAGCTGTACGCCAAACTTTGGCGTTCCCTGACGCGCTCTGTTCCCGGCACTTTGTCATGATGGGTGAAAATGGCGACCAAGCCCGGCTTGCCACCGAAAAACCCTGTCGTATCCTCCCAGTCTACCACCGCGCTTCCGGAGAAGATTACCCCGTTCTCATCCGGATACAACGCGATCGGACGATGTTCCCAATTCACCATATCCGCACTGACGGCGTGCCCCCAATGCATGGGCCCTGGCGTTGTGCCGTCCGGGTGGTGCTGGTAAAACAAGTGATATTCTCCGTTAAAGAAGACCATGCCGTTCGGGTCGTTCATCCAATTTTTTTCGGGCGTAAAATGATAGATTGGTCTAAATAAATCCATATGGCGCACATCCTGTCTACTATTTATATGGTAAAAAAGAAAAATAAAATTTTACTCCTTGCGCAGTGTAATGGCGTGTTTCTCGTCTCCGTCCCAAAAGGCAAGCTCGACGACTGCACCCGGTGCAAGCAACGGCTCGCAGCCTTTCAGGTCCAGGAAAGGCTCGCTTGCCATCTGCTGCGTCTCCAGGCAAAACGCTGGATTTGCCGATGGGCTGCGCAAATCCTGATACACTCCCCGCTCCCGCGATGCCTCTATGATGGCAACATTGTAAAATTTGACGCTCTCGTCAGCGGAGCTTGCCACTTCCGAAAGCTCAGCAATCACAAACAACGCTTCGCGATGAGACCCCGATGCCAATAGCCACTTCGTTAACGCAAGCGCGTGAGCGAACGATAAGCAGCCGGAATGTCCGAACGCGAGAGGAAACAGGAGATGGAGTCCGAGCTCAGCTCGCAGCTTGGCACACGGCGCTTCCCACGCTGCTCCCGTCAATTGATGGCAATAGCAAAGCAGACTGGGCTTCCGTTCCGGCTCCTCCAGACTAAGTTGCACGAAGGCGGCAAGCGTTTCGTTGCTTACTGCCCTGCCGACATGGCGGATGGTCAAATAAATGTCAGGCTCCATTATCGCGCCTCCCCGCTCTCAAGCGGCACATACTGATGAAGCGCACAGCCGTAGTACCCGCCAAATCCGATTGAAACAGTCAAATAATAGTCTCCCGGCTGCAGCAATCCGTCCTGAACGGAGCAGGCAACGCTGTGAAGGACATCGACATTGTGCATGTGCCCGAATTCCGGCAGCGTCCCCCGATAGATTTTATCGGGAGTGCAGCCGATCGCCATCGCGATGCCAGTCCACTGTTCCATTCCGAGGTTCGTGCAATATACGGCGCAAATTTGTCCCAAATCTAGCGAAAACCGGCGCAGCAGCGTCCGGACAACGTGGCGGACACCAAGGTAAGACGTCGAGAAATACTGCCGCGACTGTTGGGAGGGTTGAGAGGAATCGTCGAATACGAAGCCGTCCGCTCTTATTTCCACACCGTACGTCGCATGGCCCCCTAGACTTGGCTCCGGCGTATACAGCGCGGAGCAAGCGCCGTCACCGAAAACCATGTACCGATTGACTCGTTCCGATGGCTTGCCGGCTTTGTCCGCCGTCACGAAGAGGATAGCCTCACCTTCTCGCACGAAGCTGGCATAAAACCGTTCTGCCAAATGCAAGGCAAGATGCACGGTGGAACAGCCGTATTCGCCGAGCTGAACGACCATCGTGCGAATCAGGCCCATTTCACGCACAATACGCTGCACAGCTTGCCGGTGTACGCTTGCTTCGTTCGTGACGCTTGCCAACAAGACGGCCGATATGGTCAAGCTGCGATCCGCCGCCTGGCGGACGGCTGGCTCAATGACGCGCCTCGCCATTTCCTCGAAGCCAAGCTTCTTTTCGACCGGCACATATTGAAAGCCCTTGCTGGCATATTGTTGCGCTGTACCGGCAAAATCGACGCCAGCCTCCAGCCCTTGGCCGACTGCTTCTTCCACCGTCATTTTAGTCTCCGGAACGTATACGTAGATACCGCTTAACGAAAAAATCGGATCTTTTAATAGCTTGTTAGGAACATCACGAATCAGATCGATCCCCCCGCCTCCTTTTTATCAGCTGCCCAATTCCTTGGCGCCTCCCCAAGTTGCCTCGCCCCTGCAGCGGCATTCATTGCCTCCTATGGGCATACGGCTTCCTCCTGCTTTACTATGGGAATGAACTCGCTTTTAGCGGCTGGACTCACTTGTACACTGGCGGTTCGCGAAGAACCGCCCGCGCATCTATTGCATCCGTGTACTTAACTATTTTTGATTAGCGATGTAACGATCGTACGCTTCTTGCACATATCCGATAAACTCGGGCAGTCCCGCTTTTTCAAGCTCCTTTTTATAGGCGTCCCATTCCTTTTCAATGCCGCCATCAATAATCCACTTTCTCCGGTTCGTGTCAATTAGTCCATAAACTTGAGGCGACAGAAGCGCCATTTTATCCGCCGTTTCTGCTTCGTAAAAAAGAGTATGAGGAATAAACGGATCATTAAAATGCTTATCCAAATACCCAACGGCTTTCATATCGTTCAAAATATCTTGTGCGTCCTGCGGATACTCAACCACCGTATCGTAGTAATCCGTCAAGATAGCAACGGGCGTATTTCCTTGAATCGTATTTCTCGCCCGCATATCGTTATAGGTATCTAGGCCGTCCTTTAACGTATCAAATACCATAACGCCCTTCTCGTTCTTTTTATATTGGTAGCCGAGCGGTCCCCAGTTCGTCTGAACCGACCATTCGGGATCATACATTTTATCGACCCATGCAAGCACCGCCGCAGGATTCTTGGTCTTGGTCGTCAACACGAATGATAGCGGATTGTGCATTTCAACCAAGTTTTCCCTGCCGCCATATTCGCCGCCCGGTCCCTTCAAATACGGAACGGGAACATAATCATGGGCTACCTTCTCGCCCGCGACATCGAGAACCGAAAAATGCACGACGGAACCTACTGTCACTACTTCGTTCCTCAGCTTGGCTTGAAGCTTTGGCCCATCCGTGATAGAGAACTCGGGATCAATGAGTCCCTCTTTGTACATTTCATGGAGATATTGAATGCCTGATTTGTAGGCTTCCGTCGAAGCGGTATTGAAAATCTTTCCGTTGCTGTCCAGGTCCATGCTGTCGCCGCGATCGACCTGTCCCCATAATCCGAAGAACTGGCCAAAATCGGCATTATTTCTCCATGAACCAATACCGGAATTGGCATTTTTGTTGGCAAGAGCCAGCCCGATTTCGTCTTTAATGCCATTCCCGTTCATGTCGTTCTCGACAAATTTCTTTAACGTATCGCGATACTCGTCTATCGTCGTCGGCACGGGAAGATTCAATTTGTCCAGCCAAGGCTTATAGATAGAAAGAATCCCCTGATTCGTAATTAGGCCAAACATTTCTTCGATATACGGCAGCCCGTAAATATGTCCATCCGGCGCTGTAATTAACGCCCGATACTCGGGTCTTTTCTCCAAAACTTTAGAGAAATAGGGCATGTCGTCAATATAATCCTCGATCGGAAGGAAAATGCCCGACTTGACATTTTTCATCACTTTCCCGATGCTCATCGTACCTAAAAACGCATCCGGCAAGTTGTTTCCAGCCAGCATCAGATTCACTTTCTCGTCGACGGATTCGTTAGGTATCTCTTCCCATTTGATTTTGACATTGGTCGGAGTCACCTCGCTATACTTCTTGAACCAAAGCATTTCTTCTACCGGCAAATTTCTGGGATCCTTGCCCCGTACGATCGTAATGCTCGTTGGTGCATTGGGATCCGTTGATTCGACTTCATTTGTCTGGTTATTGCTGTTTGCCGGGCTGCTCTCGGCGCAGCCTGCCAGCAAGCTGACGGATACGCAGCCGATTACAAAGGCTTTCGTCCATTGGGTTAATTTCATAGTTTACAGACCTTCCCTTCGAATTTTTATTTGTGGTTTATTTCCCTTGCCGCTTGGCTTCCAAACCCTCCAGATCACCTCCCCTAAAAAGTTTTGTGGCGATTATCCCTTAATCGATCCGATCATGACGCCTTGCGTGAAATACTTTTGCAAAAACGGATAAACGATGAGCAGCGGCAAGCAAGCCACAACGATGACACCGTACTTGAGCTGCTCCGATATGCGCTGTTTCGCAGCAAGCGACATCGGATCAATAACCATGCGAGAACCCGCTTCATTCATAATCAGCAGATTGCGGAGTATAACCTGCAATGGAAACTTCTCATTGCTTGTTAGATAGAGCATAGGCTCAAAGAAGGAATTCCAATGGCCGATGCCATAAAAAAGCGCCATAACCGCGATGATGACCTTCGATAAGGGCAAAGCGATGGAGAAAAAGAATCGAAAGTCCGAGCATCCGTCCATGACCGACGCTTCCAGCAGCTCTTCCGGTATGTTGCTCTGGAAGTACGTTCGCGTAATGATGATATTCCAAACGGAGGCTGCCACTGGCAAAGTGATGGCCCAGACGGTATTAAGCATGCCGAGATTGGAAATGAGCAGATAGGTTGGAATGAGTCCTCCGCTAAAAAACATCGTGAAGGCAAATAACAGCATGATGGGCGTCTTGCCCGCAAGCCCTTTACGCGACAGCGCATAAGCACAAGGAATGGTAACAGCCAGATTAATGAAGGTTCCGATAAACGTATACATAATGGAATTGAGATAACCGTCCCATAGCGGCTTGTAAGCGAATATTTTTTTGAAGCCGTCAAGATAGATCGATTCTGGGAAAAGGAGCAAACCGCCGCTGTTCACTTGATCGGGATCCGTGAAAGAAGCCAGAAACACGAAGTAAAGCGGATACAAAATAGCGATGGCAATGATGCTCATAATCGAATAATTAAACAGGTTAAATAATTTGTCGCCTTTGGATTGGCTTATCACTTTACCCACTCCTTACCACAGACTGTTCTGGGTCAGTTTTTTGGAAATAAAATTCGTCACAATCAGCAATACAAAGTTGATGACGGAGTTAAACAAACCGATGGCAGTCGCCAAACTGTACTGCGAATTCAGAAGTCCCACCTTGTACACATAAGTCGAGATGATCTCCGATGCCGGCAAGTTCATTCCTTGCTGCATAAGAAATGCCTTTTCCCAGCCGACCGCCATGACGCTGCCGACGCCGAGAATGAGCAGAATCATAATGGTAGGCGTAATAGACGGGAGGTCGATATGCCATATCCTCCGTACGGTTGTGGCTCCGTCCACGGTGGCTACCTCGTGTAATTCGGGATTAACCCCGCTTAATGCCGCCAAATAGATGATGGCGCTAAAACCCATCGTCTGCCATACGCCAGAGGCGATGTATACGCTGCGGAACCATTCGGCCCGCGCCATGAAATTAACGGCGTCTCCGCCGAACATCGTAATGAGATTGTTCACGAAGCCCGTGCTTGGAGCCAAAAACACATTGAGCATCGATACGAGGACGACCGTGGAAATAAAATACGGCGCATAGGTAATGGTCTGCACGAAGCGTTTGAATAGCTGCCTGCGAATTTGATTAAGCAGCAATGCGAATAAAATGGGAATAGGAAAGCCGATCAAAAGCGAAAAAACGCTAAGTTTTAACGTGTTGACTACGACATTCGTAAATACATATGAATTAAAAAAGGTTTCAAAGTGCTTGAACCCTATCCAAGGGCTTCCCAATATTCCTTGAACCGGATTGAAATTTTTGAATGCAATGATGATGCCGTACATGGGAGCATATTGAAATAAGAAGAGATAGACTAAGGCTGGCAATAACAGCACATATAATTGCCAGCTTTTCATGACTTGCTTAGGCGCCAATTTATTCATGATAGCGGTTAGCCTCCAGTTCGTTTGTCATTCGGTTTGACGAGTCTTGCCAATTTATATTTGCGCGTGCCTTCTCGCATCTCGTCGTAAATTCTCGTTCCCGGCAGCCCGATCGACTCCAGCAAAGCGCCTTCCATTTCATGATCCCTTTGCAAAGTAGAATAGCGTCTATTCCCCGTCAAATCGCTGGATAATAACACATTTTCCGTAATGTCCTTTTCGAACGCGAAGTCGAATCCAACACCTCGCAAATATTGCTCTCCCTCTTCAAATTTGGACAGGGGAAGATCGTCGGCATAAATGAACGTGCCGCCAGGCTTCAATACGCGGTACACCTCCTCGTAAAAGCGGTGCACATTAGGAAACAAATCCGCGGCTTCAATCGTCAGCACAATATCGCAGGAAGCTGTGCCGATAGGCAGCAGCTCGGCGTCTCCGACAAAGAAGTAAGCGTTCTCATGACGGTTTCGATTTTGGCAGAACAAGACGTTCACTTCGGTCAAATCCATACCTACGACGCTTTTGGGATGAAACTCCTTACAGAGCGCAGCCACGTTGCCGCCCCTGCCGCATGCGATTTCCAGCACGTCTTTGCCGGTAACGCCAGTGTCTCCGATCGCTTCCCGCAGCAGACGAACCGAGTTCCGGTGAACGGCATGCGCCTGAAGCTCTTCGCGTTCCTCTAAGTCCGCATATCCCCAATTCACGAATGTGGAGAAACGAGATAACCCGCTTGCTTCCAACGTCTCGTGTATCGAGGTAAACATCCGTTTAACGGAGTCCTTGTGCTCCGATTTTCGCTCGTCATCGAGCATCAATCGATAAGTTCTCCCTTCAACAGGATAATAAGAATGAAGACAGGCGGGGCATACCCACGATTCGACGCTGTCGTCCAATGCTGCCTTGCAACGGGGACATGCAGCTACAATGCCGGACATAGGCCAAATCCGGCTGCTCATGCCTCCCTATCTCCCTTGGTGAAATGCCAGATGTGAAACGTCCGTTTGCCTTGCTTCATCTCCTCGTACCTCTGAGTGCCAGGTGCTTCGAGCCATTCCAGCACTTCCTGCTCGCTTTCGAACGAACCTCGCAGCGCAGACATCCGATTGGCCAGCGCCTTTTCCCCCGCCTTCAGCACATTGGCTGTAATATCCCGGGAAGCAATCTGTGTGAATCCTAGCTCCTGAACAACCGCAATATTTTGCTGAAGGTCTGCTTCATCCATGACGTCGGCGTAGAGGAACAAGCCGCCAGGCTTCAATACGCGCCGCGTCTCTCGATAAAATTCGCTTATATCAGGGTACAAATGAGAGGACTCGATATTCAGTACGACGTCGAAAGCATCGTCTGCGAAGGGCAGCTGTTCTGCATCCCCAACGACAAATGAGGCCTGAGCATATCGATTGTTTGCCGCGCAGAATGCAATATTGGATTCTGTCAAATCCAAGCCTACCACCTGTCCAGGTCCATATAACTTGCACAAGGCGCTAACGTTGCCGCCCCTGCCGCAGCTTACTTCCAGAATGTTTTTGCCTATGAGCTCGCATCCCTTGACTACTTCCGACAACAAACGGATAAACAGCGCGTTCGCTCTACTGGCGTCCTTGTCGTCTTCTTCGTGTTCGAGAGGGGCATATCCCCAA from the Paenibacillus sp. BIHB 4019 genome contains:
- a CDS encoding class I SAM-dependent methyltransferase — its product is MSSRIWPMSGIVAACPRCKAALDDSVESWVCPACLHSYYPVEGRTYRLMLDDERKSEHKDSVKRMFTSIHETLEASGLSRFSTFVNWGYADLEEREELQAHAVHRNSVRLLREAIGDTGVTGKDVLEIACGRGGNVAALCKEFHPKSVVGMDLTEVNVLFCQNRNRHENAYFFVGDAELLPIGTASCDIVLTIEAADLFPNVHRFYEEVYRVLKPGGTFIYADDLPLSKFEEGEQYLRGVGFDFAFEKDITENVLLSSDLTGNRRYSTLQRDHEMEGALLESIGLPGTRIYDEMREGTRKYKLARLVKPNDKRTGG
- a CDS encoding extracellular solute-binding protein; the protein is MKLTQWTKAFVIGCVSVSLLAGCAESSPANSNNQTNEVESTDPNAPTSITIVRGKDPRNLPVEEMLWFKKYSEVTPTNVKIKWEEIPNESVDEKVNLMLAGNNLPDAFLGTMSIGKVMKNVKSGIFLPIEDYIDDMPYFSKVLEKRPEYRALITAPDGHIYGLPYIEEMFGLITNQGILSIYKPWLDKLNLPVPTTIDEYRDTLKKFVENDMNGNGIKDEIGLALANKNANSGIGSWRNNADFGQFFGLWGQVDRGDSMDLDSNGKIFNTASTEAYKSGIQYLHEMYKEGLIDPEFSITDGPKLQAKLRNEVVTVGSVVHFSVLDVAGEKVAHDYVPVPYLKGPGGEYGGRENLVEMHNPLSFVLTTKTKNPAAVLAWVDKMYDPEWSVQTNWGPLGYQYKKNEKGVMVFDTLKDGLDTYNDMRARNTIQGNTPVAILTDYYDTVVEYPQDAQDILNDMKAVGYLDKHFNDPFIPHTLFYEAETADKMALLSPQVYGLIDTNRRKWIIDGGIEKEWDAYKKELEKAGLPEFIGYVQEAYDRYIANQK
- a CDS encoding ABC transporter permease subunit, which translates into the protein MNKLAPKQVMKSWQLYVLLLPALVYLFLFQYAPMYGIIIAFKNFNPVQGILGSPWIGFKHFETFFNSYVFTNVVVNTLKLSVFSLLIGFPIPILFALLLNQIRRQLFKRFVQTITYAPYFISTVVLVSMLNVFLAPSTGFVNNLITMFGGDAVNFMARAEWFRSVYIASGVWQTMGFSAIIYLAALSGVNPELHEVATVDGATTVRRIWHIDLPSITPTIMILLILGVGSVMAVGWEKAFLMQQGMNLPASEIISTYVYKVGLLNSQYSLATAIGLFNSVINFVLLIVTNFISKKLTQNSLW
- a CDS encoding carbohydrate ABC transporter permease, which translates into the protein MGKVISQSKGDKLFNLFNYSIMSIIAIAILYPLYFVFLASFTDPDQVNSGGLLLFPESIYLDGFKKIFAYKPLWDGYLNSIMYTFIGTFINLAVTIPCAYALSRKGLAGKTPIMLLFAFTMFFSGGLIPTYLLISNLGMLNTVWAITLPVAASVWNIIITRTYFQSNIPEELLEASVMDGCSDFRFFFSIALPLSKVIIAVMALFYGIGHWNSFFEPMLYLTSNEKFPLQVILRNLLIMNEAGSRMVIDPMSLAAKQRISEQLKYGVIVVACLPLLIVYPFLQKYFTQGVMIGSIKG
- a CDS encoding class I SAM-dependent methyltransferase, yielding MSIKWHTSGIALACPKCKGNVTDYQDRLECAACELRFEKVAGQPVMLQSGNVGKQKEEVKRTFSAINQSLEDKGLSRFSTFNNWGYAPLEHEEDDKDASRANALFIRLLSEVVKGCELIGKNILEVSCGRGGNVSALCKLYGPGQVVGLDLTESNIAFCAANNRYAQASFVVGDAEQLPFADDAFDVVLNIESSHLYPDISEFYRETRRVLKPGGLFLYADVMDEADLQQNIAVVQELGFTQIASRDITANVLKAGEKALANRMSALRGSFESEQEVLEWLEAPGTQRYEEMKQGKRTFHIWHFTKGDREA
- a CDS encoding glycoside hydrolase family 32 protein, with amino-acid sequence MDLFRPIYHFTPEKNWMNDPNGMVFFNGEYHLFYQHHPDGTTPGPMHWGHAVSADMVNWEHRPIALYPDENGVIFSGSAVVDWEDTTGFFGGKPGLVAIFTHHDKVPGTERVRERQSLAYSSDSGRSWVKYIGNPVLESDRFIDFRDPKVFWHPGTKRWVMILATGRSVCLYHSANLKEWTFGSEFGHNNGLNDGVWECPDLFPLPVDGDSAHTKWVMIVSVGGRAEHAEGSLTQYFIGDFDGQTFVNDNPAGTVLRLDYGSDNYAGVSWSDLPAEDGRRIYLAWMSNHHYCTVTPTDGWRSAMTVPRSLALASQSGSIRLIQKPVRELEILRTPILALEETSLREAHARLADLNLESFEMIAEFHSAEASDVVIKVRASDSQQTVIGYKSEHNEIYLDRTRSGLIGFQENFAVIHSVKLEEESELIKLHVFVDRSSVEVFVNDGIAVITDLIFPDTAATGLGLYDSKDGGAKLRRLELYQLS
- a CDS encoding extracellular solute-binding protein: MKRRIFAMLLISVFFVPILGACSANSNDPKEADLLALAPTAKNAGTDNESDPFGKKLDIEVMAWWPIMVNPDDEVMKFISKKFNVNFKVTVADFQPNIDHFAMRIASGDYATYALVPWFWISDLGAQYKALIEDGVAVNVSELAEKHHFINILDQLKQAEELGTKPIYADENGDFYSIPRNDGYPNPGLFIRKDWLEQLNLEVPKSWEEVERVLKAFVKSDPDGNKNIGLTLNGADDLGTFDQILTTFTGVHSMGWTKQSGQWTHKVLMPEFKEGVKFLHRMYEEGLIDKEFGLLKASNAREKFTTGRAGMIIHNANGIDYKDFIQIPLQQYKPDADVTLAVPFPSGPKGQVRSSGSPYGSTGILLANENEEVSVRMLAILDWLLTEEGTNLSLNGVEGIHYEMQDGKVLYNEEKWQHDFGGIEHHFIRQLIFPGIAKEKSPRVLPILHDNYMDVIEHGVREEIIGLNTNNTAKYGPKTEEVYTKWISSFVTGDADIETDWDKFIGEWTSYGYEAIVNDIEAFEAANAK